In Papaver somniferum cultivar HN1 chromosome 9, ASM357369v1, whole genome shotgun sequence, the genomic stretch TCAGTAATGATCTGCTCGTCCTCAATGGGCTGTCATCATCATAGAAATTGCAGTTCTCAGAAAGGCTTGTAATAGGATATCAAATTTTAATAAACATATATCAAACATGAAAGAGATAAACCTTTAATCATGGAAGTCGATTAGCACACCATTTTTACATAAATACTTAATATGCATTTCAAGTTCACATTCGAATGAGATGTGAGTTTAATCATTTAAAAATTACTGTAAACTATGAGAATTTTTACCGTATAGTCCAAGTCCATGTCCATCTGCTATTAAAAAAGAAATCGTCAGAAACAAAAGTACAAAACCCATTTAAGCCTTAAAActtaatcaatcaattttaacaTACCTCCCCATATATGAATAGACATGGATAATTGTTGTCCAAGAAGAAATCACGTTTCCCGGACGTCCATCGTACCTTATTGTTGTTAGACTGATATGCATGCCATAAAGACTGACCGAAATAAGTAAGCAAGAAATAAGCACACCGATTACTGACAAATCAATTTAGAAGTTTAATAAATTTACCGCCAGGTTCTTATCAACATAGTTGTCCTCTTTACTGGATAACTTCTCTGCTCTAAGGTGTTCAATTTGCAGGGCTGCGTCCCATCTCCGAATTTGTTGCTCTTCTTTGTTCAACTGCATCAGCTTTCTTGCAAATGCAATCGTACTAATTGACTTGGTGGCTTCGCTTCCGGACACTCTATTTAGCACGATTTTGGTGCGCTTATGGCTCCTGTACATGTAGTTGTGCATAAATTTGAGCATCCCTATGGTTGACGAATCCGTGGACACAGACCTTAACACCATTTTCGTGCGATCACGTCTTCGATAGACATAGTTGTGCGTATATTTCACCGCATACATATCTGCTAGAAATCAGTTTGTATCAGTTTGGATCACTACGGACTGAATGAGAAACACACTGATGGAAAACGAAAACATGAGAAAAATGGTATAGCAGTTTGGAATTTATAAGACAGAATCACGTAAGTTGACTAAGTTATGAATTGGTTTCGGCAACTGAAAATGGTAGTGGGTTGCACCCGTTTAGTTAACCGTTTATTAAAATAAAACCCTAATGGATACAAACCAACGGAGTTCAATGGACAGTAGATAGCTATCCATTTTAGTTAACCGACGTTGCAGATTTTTTCCTGTTGGATTAAAACATCATGACCCCTAGTTGTGTTTCCAGAATCCATCCCGACCACTCTTTGTCTCCCCCAAAAAGGCAACTACGTCATAGTTAATTGATATGATCATGACCGGTGGATCACCCcagctatttatagtacccgatcgaattaatcacggtttttagtattaaaataaaattgattatatttccagaatacaaaacaaattttggacaagttaggctagataaagaacaaTCAAATGTATACTTGaagaacataaatctaccgcTATAAATGATCACCTTTacttaaaatttaataataaatgtttAATGGATATCTCATAATAAacgtttctttaattaatcaaatgaatatatttttgttgatacataataaatttatttgatattaaccatgtcagtaagcattaatggtggttgtgatggtgggcatGATAAAATAATGGtagtgggtattggtgagactggtggagtgatGACAATTatatggtggtggaagaagtagtggtagtagggtgagaaaatggGTCTTAATATAGGTAAATTAAGaactaatggtggttgtgatggtgggtggtGGTAGTGGATCGGcagtggggataatggtggtgagtATTAGtaagactggtggagtggtgatgATAATGtgttggtggaagaagtagtggtagtagggtgagaaaaggtgtcctaagataggtaaattatttagtcacccttggttaattttttttgttttgttttaatttgattttagttttcaaattacttttttttttaaattaaaacaatttttaaaggccagatttttccaaaaaaaaagatgttgtgattttaagtTTTGCTGGGTAGgggcaggaagaaaaatgaaacttataaaaaaaattgaccaaacacaaggctacacacgaattaattgtaatcggttcagtt encodes the following:
- the LOC113309088 gene encoding uncharacterized protein LOC113309088 isoform X2; the protein is MYAVKYTHNYVYRRRDRTKMVLRSVSTDSSTIGMLKFMHNYMYRSHKRTKIVLNRVSGSEATKSISTIAFARKLMQLNKEEQQIRRWDAALQIEHLRAEKLSSKEDNYVDKNLASNNNKVRWTSGKRDFFLDNNYPCLFIYGEMDMDLDYTPIEDEQIITEEGEIKYVVTSEKYLGDRVYLSLHYGSEWKQTHKIVVRAPHWRHMLLINTFTFSNVVKKMYPKNG
- the LOC113309088 gene encoding uncharacterized protein LOC113309088 isoform X1, with protein sequence MYAVKYTHNYVYRRRDRTKMVLRSVSTDSSTIGMLKFMHNYMYRSHKRTKIVLNRVSGSEATKSISTIAFARKLMQLNKEEQQIRRWDAALQIEHLRAEKLSSKEDNYVDKNLASLWHAYQSNNNKVRWTSGKRDFFLDNNYPCLFIYGEMDMDLDYTPIEDEQIITEEGEIKYVVTSEKYLGDRVYLSLHYGSEWKQTHKIVVRAPHWRHMLLINTFTFSNVVKKMYPKNG